From the Primulina tabacum isolate GXHZ01 chromosome 3, ASM2559414v2, whole genome shotgun sequence genome, one window contains:
- the LOC142539197 gene encoding uncharacterized protein LOC142539197, translated as MKQDFSFLDIDEDEDDEEDVQPSKKRNLTSIHETGTGSGSGSGSVKGPMDLFITKKKTKGGKLRQTNINDACDKELRDRTVQKIARFMYQAAISFNAAHLDSFKEMIEAIGQYGPNLKPPSYHELRVPLLQKEIAYTNELLKENRDECEKYGCSIMSDGWTDRKHRTLINFLVNSPKGTMFLESVDASAHVKTGTLLYELLDRFVECVGEKNVVQVITDNGSNYVLAGKLLQAKRSNLFWTPCAAHCIDLMLEDIGKIEVVRKTISRAIALVGYI; from the exons ATGAAGCAAGATTTTTCCTTTCTTGATATCGATGAAGATGAAGACGATGAAGAAGATGTACAACCAAGCAAAAAGAGAAATTTGACTTCCATACACGAGACTGGAACTGGAAGTGGCAGTGGCAGTGGCAGTGTTAAAGGGCCGATGGATCTCTTTATCACGAAAAAGAAAACCAAAGGGGGGAAATTGAGGCAAACAAACATAAACGATGCTTGTGATAAAGAGCTTAGAGATCGAACAGTTCAAAAGATAGCTCGTTTCATGTATCAAGCTGCGATTTCTTTCAATGCTGCCCATTTAGATAGCTTCAAGGAAATGATTGAAGCCATAGGTCAGTACGGGCCGAATTTGAAACCACCAAGTTATCATGAATTGAGGGTACCACTTTTACAGAAAGAAATTGCCTACACAAATGAGTTGTTGAAAGAAAACAGAGATGAATGTGAGAAATATGGTTGCTCAATTATGTCTGATGGGTGGACTGATAGGAAGCATAGAACATTGATCAACTTTTTGGTCAATTCACCCAAAGGAACAATGTTCTTGGAATCTGTGGATGCATCCGCCCATGTCAAGACTGGAACCCTGTTATATGAGTTGCTTGATAGATTTGTAGAGTGTGTGGGAGAGAAAAATGTCGTGCAAGTGATTACAGACAATGGCAGCAATTATGTTTTAGCGG GTAAACTTCTACAAGCAAAAAGATCGAATTTGTTTTGGACTCCATGTGCTGCtcattgcattgatttgatgcTAGAGGATATTGGCAAAATTGAGGTGGTTCGGAAGACTATTTCGAGAGCAATTGCTCTTGTTGGTTACATTTAG
- the LOC142539198 gene encoding uncharacterized protein LOC142539198: protein MREFTGNKELARHRVTRFATTFLTLQSLHKRQKALKRMFISTQWIESKWSNDIKGKKANDTVFKPSFWNNVTYTLKVMCPLVMVLRIADNETRPAMGYIYEAVDRAKETILKSFDNNREKCKKVLEFIDARWDNQLHHPLHAAGHYLNPYFYYHNPKVETDAEVTNGLFACIQRLIPSHDVRDKIIMEELPVYKNSESLFGNEFAIRARNNKDQPMAPADWWKMFGNGTPNLK, encoded by the exons ATGAGAGAATTTACTGGAAACAAAGAGCTGGCAAGACATAGAGTCACCCGTTTTGCTACTACATTTCTCACTTTGCAAAGCCTCCACAAACGACAAAAGGCTTTGAAGAGAATGTTCATATCAACACAGTGGATAGAAAGTAAATGGTCAAATGATATAAAGGGTAAGAAGGCAAATGATACTGTTTTCAAGCCTTCATTTTGGAATAATGTGACATACACCCTTAAAGTGATGTGTCCTCTAGTGATGGTTCTTCGCATTGCCGATAATGAAACAAGGCCAGCGATGGGTTATATCTATGAAGCTGTGGACAGAGCAAAAGAAACAATTCTCAAGTCCTTTGATAACAACAGAGAGAAATGTAAAAAAGTGTTAGAATTTATTGATGCTAGATGGGATAATCAGCTTCATCATCCTTTGCACGCGGCAGGACACTACTTAAACCCATATTTTTACTATCACAATCCGAAAGTTGAGACGGATGCAGAAGTCACAAATGGGTTGTTTGCATGCATACAAAGATTGATTCCAAGCCATGACGTGAGGGATAAGATTATTATGGAGGAGTTGCCGGTATATAAGAACTCGGAGTCATTGTTCGGCAACGAATTTGCCATTAGAGCAAGGAATAATAAAGACCAACCAATGGCGCCTG cGGATTGGTGGAAAATGTTTGGCAATGGTACTccaaatttgaaataa